One Amorphoplanes digitatis genomic window carries:
- a CDS encoding recombinase family protein: MPAHASTPSTPPPNSFDAWLSASPAPRARGRSVRPGAGGVRFAFYGRISTSEYQDPVSSRAWQIESAQRVTAGRGRIVTEFFDTGASRSMPWRKRRQAAALLAAAAEPDRGFDAVVVGEFERAFAGGEARRIIDTLQGYGVQVWLPETDGPVDLTDPDHRALLMMLGHQSQREVLRARFRVRAAMAAQVREQGRHQGGRPPYGYQLVDAGPHLNKMHASWGRRRHRLEVDPVTAPHVRWIFARRLDGMSAAGIARGLNERRVPSPGVYDRVRNPHRPRAVWTLQTVAAILANPRYTGRQVWNRQFTDHREAVPGDKRSSLGPVRIWNPRDEWVICPDQTHPALVSDQDFTTAQEITARATPEDGQARRYALTGLLVCGTCGRRLAGHWVNGRPGYRCRHGHTSAHPASEDAPRWVYWAEARLVEDLTATHEALAELDDADDLAAYLTTRDMVVVCGRGTLTIEDTAGIQVDAPVAAADHGAAQTAAAVPAPAEPAISEAETPTPVARRPLRRPATRRSRMAKRRHAAENPTRSPKKRE; this comes from the coding sequence ATGCCTGCACACGCCTCCACTCCATCCACTCCCCCACCGAATTCGTTCGACGCCTGGCTGTCCGCGTCCCCAGCGCCGCGGGCCCGAGGCCGGTCAGTACGCCCAGGTGCGGGCGGTGTCAGGTTCGCCTTCTACGGACGGATCTCGACCAGCGAGTATCAGGATCCGGTGTCGTCACGGGCGTGGCAGATCGAATCAGCGCAGCGGGTGACCGCGGGCCGGGGCCGGATCGTGACAGAGTTCTTCGACACCGGCGCGTCGCGAAGCATGCCGTGGCGCAAACGCCGGCAGGCGGCAGCCCTGCTCGCCGCGGCAGCGGAGCCGGACCGCGGGTTTGATGCGGTGGTGGTGGGCGAGTTCGAACGGGCGTTCGCCGGTGGTGAGGCCCGCCGGATCATCGACACGTTGCAGGGCTACGGCGTGCAGGTGTGGCTCCCCGAGACCGACGGCCCGGTCGATCTCACCGACCCGGATCACCGGGCGCTGTTGATGATGCTGGGTCACCAGTCGCAGCGGGAGGTACTACGGGCCCGGTTCCGGGTCCGGGCGGCGATGGCGGCCCAGGTCCGCGAGCAGGGACGCCATCAGGGCGGCCGCCCACCCTACGGCTACCAACTCGTCGACGCCGGCCCGCACCTGAACAAGATGCACGCGAGCTGGGGCCGGCGCCGGCATCGCCTCGAGGTGGATCCGGTGACCGCACCACACGTGCGGTGGATCTTCGCCCGCCGCCTGGACGGCATGAGTGCGGCCGGGATCGCCCGCGGCCTCAATGAGCGGCGGGTTCCGTCGCCGGGTGTCTACGACCGGGTCCGCAACCCGCACCGGCCGCGGGCCGTGTGGACCCTACAGACGGTCGCGGCGATCCTCGCGAACCCCCGATACACCGGAAGGCAGGTGTGGAACCGGCAGTTCACCGACCACCGCGAGGCGGTACCCGGAGACAAACGCAGCAGCCTCGGCCCGGTACGGATCTGGAACCCCCGCGACGAGTGGGTGATCTGCCCCGACCAGACCCACCCCGCGCTGGTCAGCGACCAGGACTTCACCACGGCGCAGGAGATCACCGCCCGCGCGACACCCGAAGACGGACAGGCACGCAGGTACGCGCTGACCGGCCTGCTGGTCTGCGGGACCTGCGGCAGACGGCTGGCCGGACACTGGGTGAACGGCCGTCCCGGCTACCGCTGCCGCCACGGACACACCAGCGCCCACCCCGCATCCGAGGACGCACCGCGCTGGGTGTACTGGGCCGAGGCACGCCTCGTGGAAGACCTGACCGCCACCCACGAAGCTCTCGCGGAGCTGGATGACGCCGACGACTTGGCGGCGTATCTGACGACGCGGGACATGGTGGTCGTCTGCGGTCGCGGCACTCTCACGATCGAGGACACGGCCGGCATACAGGTGGACGCACCCGTCGCCGCGGCCGACCACGGCGCCGCTCAGACCGCAGCCGCTGTGCCGGCGCCCGCGGAGCCGGCGATCAGCGAGGCCGAGACCCCGACACCGGTCGCGCGGCGGCCGCTCCGGCGCCCCGCGACGCGCAGGAGCCGAATGGCCAAGCGGCGCCACGCAGCAGAAAACCCCACCAGATCTCCCAAGAAACGTGAGTGA